Proteins co-encoded in one Chionomys nivalis chromosome 6, mChiNiv1.1, whole genome shotgun sequence genomic window:
- the Sec61g gene encoding protein transport protein Sec61 subunit gamma encodes MDQVMQFVEPSRQFVKDSIRLVKRCTKPDRKEFQKIAMATAIGFAIMGFIGFFVKLIHIPINNIIVGG; translated from the exons ATGGATCAGGTAATGCAGTTTGTTGAGCCAAGTCGGCAGTTCGTAAAGGACTCAATTCGGCTGGTTAAAAGATGCACCAAGCCCGACAGAAAAG aATTCCAGAAGATTGCCATGGCCACAGCCATAGGATTTGCTATCATGGGATTCATTGGATTCTTTGTGAAACTGATCCATATCCCTATTAATAACATTATTGT ggGTGGCTGA